A single genomic interval of Nonomuraea rubra harbors:
- a CDS encoding glycoside hydrolase family 10 protein, with translation MRTGRPLLAAAALAVATTTAAYVFGPAESPAASEKKTTVAAPPAAACKADARFPKRELRGVWIATTQNIDWPSKAGHSIDRQKADYVKILDSAAKRNMNAVFVQVRPASDALYKSSLEPWSQYLTGTAGKDPGWDPLPFLIDEAHKRGMEFHAWFNPYRASYGNSTSALPANHPARQHPDWTVKYGGRLYYNPGLPAVREHVTKVITDVVDRYDVDGVHFDDYFYPYPVAGAKFDDTAAFRKYGKGAKLADWRRGNVNKLVAEVDQAVHESKQHVKFGISPFGIWRNKAQDPTGSNTSGMSAYDSIYADARAWIKSGTVDYVLPQLYWPRGHKLADYTTLTRWWANEVKGSDVQLYIGQGLYRVGAKDDRTWLKPGELAGQVGVNRASKQVDGAVYFSAKNLVANPLGSVDRMTKAHYSRPALLPLQESLGGSAPAAPADAKAAGTKLSWKPSEGARAYAVYQLPKSGKDCHTTDARSLVAVVSDPSYAAKSAGTYLVTSLDRLHHESKAVKVKVDEV, from the coding sequence ATGCGAACTGGACGCCCACTCCTAGCCGCTGCCGCTCTGGCCGTCGCCACGACGACCGCCGCCTACGTCTTCGGACCGGCGGAGAGCCCCGCAGCGAGCGAGAAGAAGACGACCGTCGCCGCACCCCCCGCTGCGGCCTGCAAGGCCGATGCCCGCTTCCCGAAGCGTGAGCTGCGCGGAGTGTGGATCGCCACGACCCAGAACATCGACTGGCCCTCCAAGGCCGGGCACAGCATCGACAGGCAGAAGGCCGACTACGTCAAGATCCTGGACAGCGCCGCCAAGCGCAACATGAACGCTGTCTTCGTCCAGGTCAGGCCCGCCTCCGACGCCCTCTACAAGAGTTCCTTGGAGCCCTGGTCGCAATATCTGACCGGCACCGCCGGCAAGGACCCCGGCTGGGACCCGCTGCCCTTCCTCATCGACGAGGCGCACAAGCGCGGCATGGAGTTCCACGCCTGGTTCAACCCGTACCGCGCCTCCTACGGCAACAGCACCTCGGCGCTGCCCGCCAACCATCCGGCGCGGCAGCACCCCGACTGGACGGTCAAGTACGGCGGCCGCCTCTACTACAACCCCGGCCTGCCGGCCGTGCGCGAGCACGTGACCAAGGTCATCACCGACGTGGTCGACCGCTACGACGTCGACGGCGTGCACTTCGACGACTACTTCTACCCCTACCCGGTGGCGGGGGCGAAGTTCGACGACACGGCCGCCTTCCGCAAGTACGGCAAGGGCGCCAAGCTCGCCGACTGGCGGCGCGGCAACGTCAACAAGCTCGTGGCGGAGGTCGACCAGGCCGTCCACGAGTCCAAGCAGCACGTGAAGTTCGGCATCAGCCCGTTCGGCATCTGGCGTAACAAGGCCCAGGACCCGACGGGGTCGAACACGTCGGGCATGTCCGCCTACGACTCGATCTACGCCGACGCGCGCGCCTGGATCAAGTCAGGCACCGTCGACTACGTGCTGCCCCAGCTCTACTGGCCGCGCGGCCACAAGCTGGCCGACTACACCACGCTGACGCGCTGGTGGGCCAACGAGGTCAAGGGCAGCGACGTGCAGCTCTACATCGGCCAGGGCCTCTACCGGGTCGGCGCCAAGGACGACAGGACCTGGCTCAAGCCGGGCGAGCTCGCCGGCCAGGTGGGCGTCAACCGCGCCAGCAAGCAGGTCGACGGCGCCGTCTACTTCAGCGCCAAGAACCTGGTGGCCAACCCGCTCGGGTCGGTGGACCGGATGACCAAGGCCCACTACAGCCGCCCGGCGCTGCTGCCGCTGCAGGAGTCGCTCGGCGGCTCGGCCCCGGCCGCCCCGGCCGACGCCAAGGCCGCCGGGACGAAGCTGTCCTGGAAGCCCTCCGAGGGGGCCCGGGCGTACGCCGTGTACCAGCTGCCCAAGTCCGGCAAGGACTGCCACACCACCGACGCCAGGAGCCTGGTGGCCGTGGTGAGCGACCCGTCCTACGCCGCGAAGTCGGCGGGCACGTACCTGGTCACCTCGCTGGACCGCCTGCACCACGAGAGCAAGGCGGTGAAGGTCAAGGTGGACGAGGTCTGA